AAACAATAAAATGCAAGGATGGCAGGCTTTTTAACCTCCCCTATCACCAGGCGCGCTTTAATCTGGCCCTAACAAAATTTTTTCCGGGAGTGCCCAAACCCGAGCTTTCAGAGCTGATTAAAATCCCTGAAAGTTGTGTCTCAGGCTTGTTTAAATGCCGGGTTGTATATTCCGAAAAAATTAACCTGATTGAATTTTTAGCTCACCAATACCGGCCTGTAAACAGTATCAGGTTAGTTGAAGCCAATAATATTAACTATAGCTGTAAATATGCCAACCGAAATGCGCTTCAGCAATTGTTTAGCCAGCGCGGCGGTTGCGACGATATACTGATGGTTAAACAGGGCTGCATTACCGACAGCTTTACTGCAAATCCTGTTTTTTTCGATGGCATAAAATGGTGGACCCCCGACACCCC
Above is a genomic segment from uncultured Draconibacterium sp. containing:
- a CDS encoding aminotransferase class IV; its protein translation is MELLETIKCKDGRLFNLPYHQARFNLALTKFFPGVPKPELSELIKIPESCVSGLFKCRVVYSEKINLIEFLAHQYRPVNSIRLVEANNINYSCKYANRNALQQLFSQRGGCDDILMVKQGCITDSFTANPVFFDGIKWWTPDTPLLAGTQRARLLAENKISLCRVTLNNLHRFTKIGLINALQDMSDMPVIPISQLKHQ